The following proteins come from a genomic window of Sphaerisporangium rubeum:
- the mshB gene encoding N-acetyl-1-D-myo-inositol-2-amino-2-deoxy-alpha-D-glucopyranoside deacetylase — MAERRVLFVHAHPDDESIGTGATMARYAAEGAHVCLVTCTLGEEGEVIPPELRHLSGDALGEYRAGELAKACAALGVDDHRFLGGMGRWRDSGMMGAPSNEHPSCFWQADPDEAAAELVRVVREVRPQVMVTYDDNGYYGHPDHIQAHRVAWRAFVKAADPAFGEGEPWRTSRFYATAMPLSVLAEGVGTGPFELPASVEEYGFGVPDDQVTTRVTGDGDAKTAALRAHRTQVTVEGSHFALSNDVGQPIHGVEYYTRLAGEPGPLGADGRETGLFA; from the coding sequence GTGGCCGAGCGGCGGGTCCTGTTCGTGCACGCGCATCCGGATGACGAGTCCATCGGGACAGGCGCGACGATGGCGCGGTACGCGGCGGAGGGAGCCCATGTGTGCTTGGTGACCTGCACCCTCGGTGAGGAGGGGGAGGTGATTCCGCCGGAGTTGCGGCATCTGTCGGGGGACGCGCTCGGGGAGTACCGCGCCGGGGAGCTGGCGAAGGCCTGCGCGGCGCTCGGGGTGGACGACCACCGGTTTCTCGGCGGGATGGGCCGGTGGCGGGACTCGGGGATGATGGGGGCCCCGTCCAACGAGCATCCGTCCTGTTTCTGGCAGGCGGATCCGGACGAGGCGGCGGCCGAGCTGGTGCGGGTGGTCAGAGAGGTGCGGCCGCAGGTGATGGTCACCTACGACGACAACGGCTACTACGGCCACCCCGACCACATCCAGGCGCACCGGGTGGCGTGGCGCGCGTTCGTCAAGGCGGCGGACCCCGCGTTCGGGGAAGGTGAGCCCTGGCGCACGTCGCGGTTCTACGCCACCGCGATGCCGCTGTCGGTGCTGGCCGAGGGGGTGGGGACCGGCCCGTTCGAGCTGCCGGCCTCGGTCGAGGAGTACGGGTTCGGCGTTCCCGACGACCAGGTCACGACCCGCGTGACCGGCGACGGCGACGCCAAGACCGCCGCGCTGCGCGCTCATCGCACGCAGGTGACCGTGGAGGGCTCGCACTTCGCGCTGTCCAACGACGTCGGCCAGCCGATCCACGGTGTGGAGTACTACACCCGCCTGGCGGGGGAACCTGGTCCGCTCGGTGCGGACGGCCGCGAGACCGGTCTGTTCGCCTGA
- a CDS encoding carbohydrate ABC transporter permease — protein MTTMTTRRDPGGFRRAFRRNLTAYGFLCAALICFAFFSWYPMVREFLLSFQKTNFVGPAEWVGLDNFRTVIEDSAFPAAWLNTAAFTGLALLVGYAVPFVIALVLNELRHATAYLRFVVYLPVMLPPAVAVLLFKWFYDPGPGLFNQILGLAHLPALSWLDSTSTALISLVLVSTWMNLGTGTLIYLAALQSIPSDLYEAAELDGAGLLRRVWHVTIPQTKLILLVMLLLQIVATMQVFIEPYLLTGGGPENATVTVAYLMYQYAFSFGNFGGGGALGLMLMLVLMVFSAVYLRVSRDDAN, from the coding sequence ATGACCACCATGACCACGCGCCGCGATCCCGGCGGGTTCCGGCGCGCGTTCCGCCGCAACCTGACGGCGTACGGGTTCCTGTGCGCGGCGCTCATCTGCTTCGCGTTCTTCTCGTGGTACCCGATGGTGCGGGAGTTCCTGCTCAGCTTCCAGAAGACGAACTTCGTCGGGCCGGCCGAGTGGGTCGGGCTGGACAACTTCCGCACCGTCATCGAGGACTCGGCGTTCCCCGCGGCCTGGCTCAACACCGCGGCGTTCACCGGGCTCGCGCTGCTCGTCGGGTACGCGGTGCCGTTCGTCATCGCTCTCGTGCTCAACGAGCTGCGGCACGCCACGGCGTACCTGCGGTTCGTGGTCTACCTGCCGGTGATGCTGCCGCCGGCGGTGGCGGTCCTGCTCTTCAAGTGGTTCTACGACCCCGGCCCGGGCCTGTTCAACCAGATACTCGGCCTCGCGCACCTGCCGGCGCTGAGCTGGCTCGACTCCACCAGCACGGCGCTGATCTCGCTGGTGCTCGTGTCCACCTGGATGAACCTCGGCACCGGCACACTGATCTACCTGGCGGCGCTGCAGAGCATCCCGAGCGACCTGTACGAGGCCGCCGAGCTGGACGGCGCGGGGCTGCTGCGCCGGGTGTGGCACGTCACGATCCCGCAGACCAAGCTGATCCTGCTGGTCATGCTGCTGCTGCAGATCGTCGCCACCATGCAGGTGTTCATCGAGCCGTACCTGCTCACCGGCGGCGGCCCGGAGAACGCGACCGTCACCGTGGCGTACCTGATGTACCAGTACGCGTTCAGCTTCGGGAACTTCGGCGGCGGCGGCGCGCTCGGCCTGATGCTGATGCTCGTCCTCATGGTGTTCTCGGCCGTCTACCTCCGCGTCTCGCGGGACGACGCGAACTAA
- a CDS encoding toxin-antitoxin system HicB family antitoxin encodes MDLMPYVEKLRRELAVAAEAGGPEARALTERLVAALESATRLTLLEALSAAADEITSDLAPGSVEVRLRGGDPAFVVTPPQPVASTGGGEPVQDAMPAPAAVPYAEEGGTARMTLRLPEHLKVRVEEAATRQGLSVNAFLVRAISAAFEPGAAPRPAERPQPPQGGRSYTGWVR; translated from the coding sequence ATGGATCTGATGCCGTACGTCGAGAAGCTCCGCCGTGAGCTCGCCGTGGCCGCCGAGGCCGGCGGGCCGGAAGCCCGTGCGCTGACCGAGAGGCTTGTCGCCGCGCTCGAGTCGGCCACGCGGCTCACCCTGCTGGAGGCGTTGTCGGCGGCGGCGGACGAGATCACGAGTGATCTCGCGCCGGGGTCGGTCGAGGTGCGGCTGCGCGGTGGGGATCCGGCGTTCGTGGTGACGCCGCCGCAGCCGGTGGCGTCCACCGGCGGTGGGGAGCCGGTACAGGACGCCATGCCGGCGCCTGCCGCGGTGCCGTACGCCGAGGAGGGGGGGACGGCGCGCATGACGTTGCGGCTGCCTGAGCATCTCAAGGTGCGGGTGGAGGAGGCGGCCACCAGACAGGGGCTTTCGGTCAACGCCTTCCTGGTACGGGCCATCTCGGCGGCGTTCGAACCCGGCGCGGCGCCGCGTCCCGCGGAACGGCCGCAGCCGCCGCAGGGAGGTCGCAGCTACACCGGCTGGGTGCGCTAG
- a CDS encoding ATP-binding cassette domain-containing protein, which translates to MSDAITAEGLVKRYGKVTALDGLSFSVPRGTVLALLGPNGAGKTTTVRVLTTLVVPDGGRATVAGFDVVGDARRLRERIGLSGQYAAVDEHLTGAENLEMVGRLYHLGAKRSKARARELLERFDLADVADRPVKGYSGGMRRRIDLAGALVADPPVLFLDEPTTGLDPRARAALWDTIAELVAAGGTLLLTTQYMEEADRLADRILVVDHGRAIADGTADELKDQVGGSRIELTVTGAAELETARRTLAGVAVGALQVVPESLRITVPVTDGAATLRDVLGLLSDEGVRVRDAGLRRPTLDDVYLALTGRQTSGTEEMAQEAS; encoded by the coding sequence ATGAGTGACGCGATAACCGCCGAAGGGCTGGTCAAGCGGTACGGCAAGGTGACGGCCCTCGACGGGCTGAGCTTCTCGGTGCCGAGAGGCACGGTGCTCGCTCTGCTCGGGCCGAACGGCGCGGGCAAGACCACCACGGTGCGGGTGCTGACCACGCTGGTGGTGCCGGACGGGGGACGGGCCACGGTCGCCGGGTTCGACGTCGTCGGGGACGCGAGGCGGCTGCGGGAGCGCATCGGGTTGTCGGGGCAGTACGCGGCGGTGGACGAGCACCTGACCGGTGCGGAGAACCTGGAGATGGTGGGACGGCTGTACCACCTCGGGGCCAAGCGGAGCAAAGCCCGCGCACGGGAGTTGCTGGAGCGTTTCGACCTGGCCGACGTGGCGGACCGGCCGGTGAAGGGATACTCCGGCGGCATGCGGCGCCGGATCGACCTGGCCGGCGCGCTGGTCGCCGACCCGCCGGTGCTGTTCCTCGACGAACCCACGACGGGGCTCGATCCGCGTGCGCGTGCCGCGCTGTGGGACACCATCGCGGAGCTGGTCGCGGCGGGTGGCACGTTGCTGCTGACCACGCAGTACATGGAGGAGGCCGACCGGCTCGCCGACCGGATCCTGGTGGTGGACCACGGCCGCGCCATCGCCGACGGCACGGCGGACGAGCTGAAGGACCAGGTCGGCGGCAGCCGCATCGAGCTGACGGTGACCGGCGCCGCCGAGCTGGAGACCGCGCGGCGGACGCTCGCGGGAGTCGCGGTCGGGGCCTTGCAGGTGGTGCCGGAGTCGCTGCGGATCACGGTGCCGGTCACCGACGGGGCCGCGACGCTACGGGACGTACTCGGGCTGCTCTCCGACGAAGGGGTGCGGGTGCGGGACGCCGGGCTGCGGCGGCCGACCCTCGACGACGTCTATCTCGCCTTGACCGGACGCCAGACGTCCGGCACCGAGGAAATGGCACAGGAGGCCTCCTGA
- a CDS encoding carbohydrate ABC transporter permease has product MSHGTVQDSGPRLRPSRPPLAPPPAPEKRRRKAPRQQFRGLVSPHTLGTTRGRVIYWIVLSSVVLGFTAVFVFPLYWMVTGALKSPDELARIPPSFFPDELNFDVYAEAWDQLELGTFLRNTVIYAAGAWLFTLAIDVTAAYALSKLRPVLGKAVLGLMLATLMIPPMVILLPAYLTVKDLPILGFNLINTPWAIWLPAAANGFFIFLLKRFFDSIPRELLEAASIDGAGPARILWSVVLPVSRPIIGVVSILAVVGVWKDFVWPLLVLPDSDKMPISVGISSLSAQMPQNVLMAALVIASIPAIVIFFVFQRSIMAGLTAGSLKG; this is encoded by the coding sequence ATGTCGCACGGCACCGTCCAGGACTCCGGCCCCCGGCTGCGGCCGAGCCGCCCCCCGCTCGCGCCGCCACCGGCCCCCGAGAAGCGCCGCCGCAAGGCGCCGCGTCAGCAGTTCAGAGGCCTGGTGTCCCCGCACACGCTCGGCACCACCCGGGGCCGGGTGATCTACTGGATCGTCCTTTCCTCCGTGGTGCTCGGCTTCACCGCGGTCTTCGTGTTCCCGCTGTACTGGATGGTCACCGGCGCGCTGAAGTCCCCCGACGAGCTCGCGCGGATACCGCCGTCGTTCTTCCCGGACGAGCTGAACTTCGACGTGTACGCCGAGGCGTGGGACCAGCTCGAACTCGGCACGTTCCTGCGCAACACCGTGATCTACGCCGCCGGCGCGTGGCTGTTCACCCTCGCCATCGACGTCACCGCGGCGTACGCGCTGTCCAAGCTGCGGCCGGTGCTCGGCAAGGCCGTGCTCGGGCTGATGCTCGCCACGCTGATGATCCCGCCGATGGTGATCCTGCTGCCGGCGTACCTGACGGTGAAGGACCTGCCGATCCTCGGGTTCAACCTCATCAACACGCCGTGGGCCATCTGGCTGCCGGCCGCGGCCAACGGGTTCTTCATCTTCCTGCTCAAGAGGTTCTTCGACTCGATACCGCGTGAACTGCTCGAAGCCGCATCGATCGACGGGGCCGGGCCGGCACGCATCCTGTGGTCGGTGGTGCTGCCGGTGTCCCGGCCGATCATCGGAGTCGTGTCGATCCTCGCGGTGGTCGGCGTGTGGAAGGACTTCGTCTGGCCGCTGCTGGTGCTGCCGGACTCCGACAAGATGCCGATCAGTGTCGGCATCTCCTCGCTGTCGGCGCAGATGCCGCAGAACGTGCTCATGGCGGCACTCGTCATCGCCAGCATCCCGGCCATCGTGATCTTCTTCGTGTTCCAGCGCAGCATCATGGCGGGTCTCACCGCCGGAAGCCTGAAAGGTTGA
- a CDS encoding DUF4097 family beta strand repeat-containing protein has protein sequence MPNFDTPEPITAEIDIYGGQVRINASDRADTVVEVRPSNPSGEASVQAAERTIVEFSNGRLLVKGPKPSALGYLLPWRGSVDVTVDLPTGSGVRAEGPADFVGTGTLGEVRLNCPHGDLNFEETGPIRAKASNGDISVDRVAGTVEVNTSNGTIRLGTLDGGGLVKSSNGDIVVGEVTGDVEVRTAHGDVTVGRALAGLTARTAYGRIRVGAVVRGTVRLENGYGKVGVGIAEGTAAWLDLRSKNGVVRNNLTPSDGPGTSDAVVEVHVQTNWGDIDVHRS, from the coding sequence ATGCCGAATTTCGACACCCCCGAGCCGATCACCGCTGAGATCGACATCTATGGCGGTCAGGTACGTATCAACGCGAGCGACCGTGCCGACACCGTGGTCGAGGTGCGGCCCAGCAACCCGTCCGGTGAGGCGAGTGTGCAGGCCGCCGAACGGACAATCGTGGAGTTCTCCAACGGACGGCTGCTGGTCAAGGGGCCGAAGCCGAGCGCGCTCGGGTACCTGCTGCCGTGGCGCGGGTCTGTCGACGTGACGGTCGACCTGCCGACGGGATCAGGTGTGCGAGCCGAGGGGCCGGCGGATTTCGTCGGCACCGGGACGCTCGGTGAGGTCAGGCTGAACTGCCCGCACGGCGACCTCAACTTCGAGGAGACCGGACCGATCAGGGCCAAGGCGTCCAACGGCGACATCTCCGTCGACCGGGTGGCGGGAACCGTCGAGGTGAACACCTCCAACGGGACCATCCGGCTCGGCACGCTCGACGGAGGCGGCCTGGTGAAGTCCTCCAACGGCGACATCGTCGTCGGTGAGGTGACCGGTGACGTGGAGGTGAGGACCGCGCACGGTGACGTCACGGTCGGCCGTGCGCTGGCGGGGCTGACCGCGCGGACGGCGTACGGCCGGATCAGGGTCGGCGCGGTGGTGCGGGGCACCGTGCGCCTGGAGAACGGCTACGGCAAGGTCGGCGTCGGCATCGCCGAGGGCACGGCGGCCTGGCTCGACCTGCGTTCCAAGAACGGCGTGGTGCGCAACAACCTCACCCCTTCGGACGGACCCGGGACCAGCGACGCGGTCGTCGAGGTACACGTGCAGACCAACTGGGGCGACATCGACGTCCACCGGTCCTGA
- a CDS encoding ABC transporter permease, with amino-acid sequence MNALTMPIADGWTIARRNTLKIRRSPDLLGAAVTFPVVMVLLFAYVFGSVIDIPGMSYREFLLPGIFVQAVIMSAQITGYSLTLDLQRGIFDRFRSLPMAPSGVLIGQTVSDLLMNLASLVVMAAMGLVVGWRVHTSPFEALLGFGLLLLFAYAFSWLTATVALALRTPETFNNIATMLSFPLVFVSNAFLDSSKLPTPLRVVAEWNPVSTFTQAVRELFGNTSPLMKTAATWPLQHAVTASLLWIAVMLVVFVPLATRLYKKAVSG; translated from the coding sequence ATGAACGCGCTGACCATGCCGATCGCCGATGGCTGGACCATCGCCAGGCGCAACACCTTGAAGATCCGGCGGTCACCCGACCTGCTCGGCGCCGCGGTCACCTTCCCCGTCGTGATGGTGCTCCTGTTCGCCTACGTCTTCGGCAGCGTCATCGACATCCCCGGCATGTCGTACCGGGAGTTCTTGCTCCCCGGCATCTTCGTGCAGGCCGTGATCATGAGCGCGCAGATCACCGGCTACTCGCTGACCCTGGACCTGCAGCGTGGCATCTTCGACCGGTTCCGTTCGCTGCCGATGGCCCCGTCCGGTGTGCTGATCGGCCAGACCGTGAGCGACCTGCTGATGAACCTCGCGAGCCTGGTCGTCATGGCGGCCATGGGGCTGGTCGTCGGGTGGCGGGTGCACACGTCGCCGTTTGAGGCGCTCCTCGGTTTCGGGTTGCTGCTGCTGTTCGCCTACGCGTTCTCGTGGCTCACCGCGACCGTCGCGCTGGCGCTGCGCACCCCGGAGACGTTCAACAACATCGCGACGATGCTGTCGTTCCCGCTGGTGTTCGTCTCCAACGCCTTCCTCGACAGCTCGAAGCTCCCCACCCCGCTGCGTGTCGTCGCCGAGTGGAACCCGGTGTCGACGTTCACCCAGGCGGTACGCGAACTGTTCGGCAACACCAGCCCGTTGATGAAGACCGCGGCCACCTGGCCGCTGCAGCACGCCGTCACGGCGTCACTGCTGTGGATCGCCGTCATGCTGGTCGTGTTCGTCCCGCTGGCGACCCGCCTGTACAAGAAGGCGGTCAGCGGCTGA
- a CDS encoding glycoside hydrolase family 13 protein: MSETWWRGAAIYQVYLRSFADGNGDGVGDLAGLRARLPYLSELGVDAIWLNPWYPSPMADGGYDVADYRDIEPLFGTLAEAEAFIGEAHDAGIKTIIDVVPNHGSDQQEWFVQAVSAGPGSPERERFWFADGRGDQPPNDWQSIFGGPAWTRVPDGQWYLHLFAPEQPDFNWSNPDVAAEFHDVLRFWFDRGVDGIRIDSAAVLIKDFTSVTESYTDHDGVHDIYRGWRAVADEYDDRMLIGEVWLPDQERFALYLRPDELHTAFNFDFLSCPWDPTALRKSIDTTLATHQPVNAPATWVLSNHDVTRPVTKYGRADTSFDHADRKHGMPSDPVLGLRRARAAALLAMALPGSMYIYQGEELGLPEVEDIPGHLRQDPIWTRSGHTDPGRDGCRVPLPWSGTTPPFGYTTGTPWLPMPTDWAPLTAESQSTTPTSMLTLYRQALRIRRDLGGDGTLTWLDTPDSVLAFTRDTGLTCITNLSPTPTPLPRNTEILLTSTPLASGLLPPDTTAWLRGS, encoded by the coding sequence ATGTCCGAAACGTGGTGGCGGGGAGCCGCGATCTACCAGGTCTACCTGCGCAGCTTCGCCGACGGGAACGGCGACGGCGTCGGCGACCTGGCCGGACTCCGGGCCCGCCTGCCGTACCTCTCCGAACTCGGTGTCGACGCGATCTGGCTCAACCCGTGGTACCCCTCCCCCATGGCCGACGGCGGCTACGACGTCGCCGACTACCGGGACATCGAGCCGCTGTTCGGCACCCTCGCCGAGGCCGAGGCGTTCATCGGGGAGGCACACGACGCCGGCATCAAGACCATCATCGACGTCGTGCCGAACCACGGCTCCGACCAGCAGGAATGGTTCGTGCAGGCCGTCTCCGCCGGCCCCGGCTCCCCCGAGCGCGAACGGTTCTGGTTCGCCGACGGACGCGGCGACCAGCCGCCGAACGACTGGCAGTCCATCTTCGGCGGCCCCGCGTGGACCCGGGTGCCGGACGGCCAGTGGTACCTCCACCTGTTCGCCCCCGAGCAGCCCGACTTCAACTGGAGCAACCCCGACGTCGCCGCCGAGTTCCACGACGTGCTGAGGTTCTGGTTCGACCGCGGCGTCGACGGCATCCGCATCGACTCGGCCGCCGTCCTCATCAAGGACTTCACCAGCGTCACCGAGTCCTACACCGACCACGACGGGGTCCACGACATCTACCGCGGCTGGCGCGCCGTCGCCGACGAGTACGACGACCGCATGCTCATCGGGGAAGTCTGGCTCCCCGACCAGGAACGCTTCGCGCTGTACCTGCGTCCCGACGAGCTGCACACCGCGTTCAACTTCGACTTCCTCTCCTGCCCCTGGGACCCGACGGCCCTGCGCAAGTCCATCGACACCACCTTGGCCACCCACCAGCCCGTCAACGCACCCGCCACCTGGGTCCTGTCCAACCACGACGTCACCCGTCCCGTCACCAAGTACGGCCGCGCCGACACCTCCTTCGACCACGCCGACCGCAAACACGGCATGCCATCGGACCCCGTCCTCGGACTGCGCCGAGCCCGCGCCGCAGCCCTCCTCGCCATGGCCCTCCCCGGCAGCATGTACATCTACCAGGGAGAAGAACTAGGCCTCCCCGAGGTCGAGGACATCCCCGGCCACCTCCGCCAGGACCCCATCTGGACCCGCTCCGGCCACACCGACCCCGGCCGCGACGGCTGCCGCGTCCCCCTCCCCTGGTCCGGCACCACCCCTCCCTTCGGCTACACCACCGGCACCCCCTGGCTCCCCATGCCGACCGACTGGGCCCCCCTCACCGCCGAGTCCCAATCCACGACCCCCACCTCGATGCTCACCCTGTACCGCCAGGCCCTGAGAATCCGCCGAGACCTTGGCGGCGACGGCACCCTGACCTGGCTCGACACCCCCGACTCCGTCCTCGCCTTCACCCGGGACACCGGCCTCACCTGCATCACCAACCTTTCCCCCACCCCCACTCCCCTCCCCCGGAACACCGAGATCCTCCTCACCAGCACCCCCCTGGCCTCCGGCCTCCTCCCCCCCGACACCACCGCCTGGCTCCGCGGCTCCTGA